The candidate division WOR-1 bacterium RIFOXYB2_FULL_36_35 genome contains the following window.
ATAAACCAAAGCAACTTCTAGTTGTTTTTCCGCCTCTTTCAAATCACCTTCTGCCTCCGGTAGTCGAGTTTGTAGCCCGTTATCTGTTGTCTCCTGTCTCTTCAAATTTATCTCCGCCCATTGCAAATACTCTTCAGAAGAGATGTCTTCATCCTGGGCCCTGGAAATTACACCCATCAACGCCTCTATATGTCTTACAGGATCGCTAAGAGAGCTGTAATGATTCAAAGGAAATTCATGCCAATGTTCGCGGAATAAAACCATCTGCTCTTCATAGGATAAAACTCTGTAATCCGGCCTAAGTTTTAAATTAATGGCATAATCACGAAGAATTCTATCTCCAAAAGCATGAAATGTGGAAATTTGAACGTCAACATACCCATATGGAACCAACTTGTCAACTCGCTCTTCCATTTCATTGGCAGCCTTATCGGTAAAAGTAAGCGCTAAAATTTCACTTGGCTTCGCTAATTTTGAAGATATAAGATAGGCTATTTTGCGTGTTATGACCGTTGTTTTTCCTGTCCCGGCTCCCGCTATTATTAAAAGCGGTCCCTTAGAATGTTTCACTGCTTCTATCTGTTCATTATTTAAGCCTCGTGCAAGCTCTTCTTCCGTAGCAAAAGTATTTAAAGCTGTCATTACAAAACAATTATATCACTCTTTAATATTTTGCCCCCCGCAAAGTTTCACTAAAATGATACAATTCATTATATGTTTGCAGAAATTGTTCTCGCAAAAGCGCCTCCTAAACTTAATAAAATATACCATTACGAAATTCCCGAAGAGTTAAAAACAATATTATCGATTGGCCATCAGGTTTTAGTTCCCTTTGGCAGCAGTAAAAGGGTTGGGTACGTCATCGGATTTTCACAAACAAGTGAAGTTGAAAAGACAAAGCCGATAATACAAATAATCTCAAAATATCCGGTCTTTACAAAGCACGGGCTTGCCCTTGCAAAATGGATATCAGAATATTATCAATGCTTTTTCCTTTCAGCCTTAAAAGCTTTTCTTCCCCCTACAATAAAGAAAAGAGAGGGGCAGAAGCGGTTTTCTTCCAGTTGGGGCGGTTCTCCCAGTTGGGGCGGTTCGCGAACCGCCCCAACTGGGCAAGATATCCTAATAGGTCAAGGCATCCCAACAATCAACCTCACCCTCCACCAGCAGAAAGCCTTAGACCAAATTCTTTCATCACTAGATAGCCCAGAGGGAGATCAGATTCTTCTTCATGGAATCGCGGGTTCAGGCAAAACAGAAGTTTATTTAAAAGTTGTTGAAGAAGCAATTGCACGAAATAAAGAAGCAATTATATTAGTTCCTGAAATTGGTTTAATATCCCAAATAGTAAAAAAATTCAAAGAAAGTTTCGGACCTATGGTAGCGCTCCTCCATAGCGGGCTAAAAGACAAGGAATATTTTGAAGAATGGGAAAAGATCGCTACGGGAAAATCAAAAATAGTAGTAGGAACCCGCGTCGCGATATTTGCCCCGCTAAAAAGCTTAAAAGTGCTGATACTGGATGAAGAACAAGAATCAACATATAAACAAGAACAACACCCAAAATATGATGCCCGACGTATAGCTGCATATATGTCCCAAAATTTTGGGATTGTTACAATTTTGGGATCAGCAACCCCCTCCATTGAAACTTTTTACAAAACTCAAAAAGGACAAATAAAACTTATAGAAATGCCTGAAAGAATAAATAAAAAGCCTCTCCCTTCAATGGAAATTATAGACATGAAAAATGCAAAGGCGCAAAATTTCGGATCTAAATTATTATCTTTAAAGCTAAGAGAAGCAATAAAAAAGACCTTGGAAAAAGGAGAAAAAGTAATTCTTTTTATAAACAGGAGAGGATTTTTTACTTTTCAAACATGTAGGGAATGCGGGTATACAATTCAATGCCCAAATTGTGCCACATCTCTTATATATCACTTTAAAGAGAATAAATTAGTTTGCAGCCATTGCAACTTCACAACAAACATAAACATTATATGTCCAAAATGCCAGAATTCCTCTCTTGTTTTTTTAGGAATCGGAACTCAAAGAATAGAAGAAGAGGTCGGTGAAGTTTTTCATGATTCCCGTATAATAAGGATCGATAAGGACTCTGTATCAAAAAAAGGATCTCATGAAAAACTTTTTGCAGCATTTACACATGGGAACGCCAATGTTTTAGTTGGAACACAGATGGTCACAAAAGGGCTTGATTTGGCCTCTGTAACTCTTGTAGGAGTAGTTTCAGCCGATTCTATGTTGTATTTGCCAGATTTTAGAGCTTCAGAAAAGACATTTCAACAACTTATGCAAATTGCGGGGCGCACGGGAAGACACAATTTACAGGGAAAAGTTATTATTCAAACATTAAATCCAGACCATTATGCCATAAAATACGCAGCGGCCAATAATTACAAAAGTTTTTATGAAGAAGAAATCAAACAAAGAGAATCTCTATCCTATCCTCCATATACAAGTTTAATAAATATTATTATTCAAGGAAAAGAAGAAAATAAAGTTATAAAAACCTCTGAAGATTTAAAAGAAAATTTGGAAAATAAAATTGTATCTTCACCCCGATTATTCACGGTAAAATCTGACGAAATCTTTGATTGTCAAACCGTAAAAGTCCTTGGACCTACAAAAGCTACAATAGAAAAAATTCGAGGGGACTTTAGATGGCAAATACTTTTAAAAGGAAAAGATATCACAGTTTTACAAGAAGTAGTAAAAGATTCCATAAAAAAAATAATTATCCCTCTGGATATACGCATAAATGTAGACGTAGAACCCATTAATATGTTGTAAGACTGGGAAATGAGTTGCGAGTCGAAACCAAAAAACCAGCTCTAATAATAAAAAATGAAATCAAAGAAAAAAGTTTACGACAATAAAACATGAGCAATTTATCGGTTGTAACTACAAATAGAGTTTTTTCTACGTCTACGCCCACAGAGAAAAAAGAAATTAAATCAACCAAAGATAAAGATGTGGAATCAAGCAATAATTCTGCCGGCTATACAATAACAACTTATTCTCCCAAAGAAGATAGATATCCTGATTACGGCATAATTTTTCTGGGAGGAGCTTGGCATAATGTAGAAAATTATGACGAATATCTTACCTCTATTGCAATTAATGGGACAAAAGTAGTTGCAGTTCCTTATCCTGGGCACAAAGGAGCCCCGCAGGTTTCAGCAAAAGCCTTCAAATCCCTTTCTTTCACTGATTATGTAACAGTATCAGCACAAAATATAAGAATAGTGATGGAATCAGATCCGACACGTCATTGGTTAATAGTCGCACACAGTATGGGAAGTTTAGTCCTTAAGGAAGCCATTAAACATCTTCATTCCACAGACACAACATCTTTTGACAAAATAACAGGCGTAATACTTCAGGCGCCGGCAGGCCCAAGGCTTAGAGTCGGAGGGCCAATGATGGGTTTCTTTATTTCTCAAATTCCAAAGTTGCCATCAGGAGAAGTAATCGCAACAGACAGACAAATTTCTAAGATGTTTTTTAATGGGGCTTCACAACCCGAAGGATTTACGCTGCAACCTGAACCGTTAAAAGTTGTAGCAGGCTGTATTCGCGCAGTCCTGCAATATAAAAAATCTGAAGGTTTTTATGACATCCCTTTATACATATTTGAATCAGACCAAGATCTTGTATCACTAACAGGAACCGGAGGGGACATAGTAACTTTTCGTAACAACAGAAATAAAGATTGCTTTCTCAAAACAGTAAGAGGCAATCACGAATATGCAATAACAAATCCTGAAGAAGCCGCATTGTTTACCGTAAAGGCCTTAGATGTTTTCAAAAAAACAGCTGGTAAACAATGAGGGATAATATTTATGCATAGGGAAATAACATCCAAATATACTAGTCGAGTAATCAGGTTTTATAAAGAGATGCGAGCTTTTCGAGGGAATTTTAATGTTTTCCCAAAAAATACAAGCTCGCCACTTTCGTTTATAATATCTCATACAGATATAAGAAACTCTTTTGTTGCATTAGACCAGCAAGAATCAAGGGTCGTTACCAACCAAGGGATAAGCATACAAGAAAAGCCATTAAGTACTGACCAATCTTTAGCCTTATTCTACACTCCGCTGCCTGATAATGATAAGAATATAGTCCTTCTTATCACTCACGGCATGGGGCACTCTCCTGTCCATTTTCATAAATTAGCAATGATTTTGTCTGAATCAGGGATAACCTGCGTATGCCATTCTTTACCGGGTCATCATGGATCAAAAAGTTTAACCAGAAAAGAATTTACAAGGTTTGGGATCGAAGATTACTCTTTAAATAACGGTCAAAAATTAATTGAGGTTGCGAATTTATATAAAAATAAAGCTCTTTTTGCCTTTGGCCACAGCATGGGAGGGTGTACCTCTTTAAGAGGGATAACACAACTACAAGAAGCTGTCCCTGACAATCTAACTGGGATAATATTATTAAGCGCAACCTTAAATAGTGAAGCTCCGTTGAGACTTACACCCCCTGTTGTAAGGTGTTTTGGAACAAATATTGGTAAACTTGTTACACATCACCCTTTCGGATATTCTAAAAAAGGGGCTTTTTCTGCTTTCTTTAACAAAAGCTTTTATGATGATTTCACTAAAGAAGATTTTGACAGTTTTTGTGAAAGTTATCAAAAAGAATCTTTTAGTACAGGACTTGAACTTTTAAGATCAGTTACCCTTTTTAAATTAATGCCTTTTATAGCTTTTAATTTTGATGTAAATACTCACGCTCTTCCCGTTCTCAACATGGTGGCCGGAAGAGATCGTTTAGTCCACCAAAAATCAGGAAAAGAAATCAGTAATCTCCTTCAAAAATTAGGATCACAAGTTACAAATACAACTATTTCAAACGCACCACACGACAGCATGCTCACACATACAAGAGAAACAGCTCTTTATATTCTAGACTGGCTAAAAAGACTTAACCCCGATTATGCTTAATCGGGGCTAAGTCTTAGATAGTGCCTTAAGGGTCTATGTTCCACTTGTCGTAAAGAACAATAAAGGAGAATAAAAAATGAATCTCATATCGAAATCAACACTGAGAAGAAACAACAGAATAACATTAGAAAGCTTTTTAAATGGCATAAAATTACCAAGAGGAGTTAATAGGGTATATCAAAGATTTAACAACATAAAAGGGGTACGTTACTTGCCTACAAGGGAAACAAGCAATCTTATTGAAGTTACTGTAAACGGTATGGGACAATCAGCTCCTTTCTTTGCTCCATATGCAGCCCTAACAGCTGAAAAAGGAATAGAGACAATCTGCCTAACATTGCCAGGGCACTTTGGAGATGAAAATATATCTTCTTTAAATTTTTTCTCACAACTTACAATAGAAGATTATGCCGAATATGTAAAGAGAGCTCTTATTGAAATAGCAAGTCAAAATCCAGAAAAAAAACTAATTGTTAACGGACATAGCATGGGAGGACAAATCGTTTTATCCGCAATAACAAGCCTAAAAGAAGACGAAAACGAATCTGAAACTTATAAAAAGATAGCTGGGCTAATAATATCAAGCGGGGCGGGGACATCTTTTGCCCGTATAAGACATACAATAGCGATGGTTTTGTCTGTCGCTGCGGGACTTCCATCATATTTAGCAAGTTTGGGCAAAACATTTAAAATTCCAAATTTTGTCGCAAGATGGAGTTTCTTTGCGGGGATAAACATCAAACAATTCACAGATATTGCAAGGGTTTTTGATTTATACAAGGCAGAACCAGGAAGGGTTTTTATGCAATTATTAAGGGCTTCTTTCCCTTCTATTCTTGGAGAAATAGCATACAAGCCCGATCTCGACATCGGAAATATCCCTGTTTTAAACGTTTATGCCATAATAGATCCATTGGTCAGCGCCAAAACTGGGTTGGGATTGTCAACTCTTCTTACAAGAAAAGGAGCTACGGTAACAACGTTAGGTCTCATGACGAGAAATCATAATTATATAACTGTACCAGAAGAAGCAATAGAATTAGTTGATGAAAAAATTAATTGGTTAAAAACGATGCCAAATATTTTCTCATAAGCCTTGAGTTTCATCCCCCGTCACTTACACAACCTCCGTAGATATGTATATCTAACATTCCATGACTATTCAGAGTCAAAGCAATAGTTTCCATCCTAAGACTTACGGATTCTTGTCAAACCAGCTTGAACCGTTATGAAAAAAATATACTGGAATCCTTTTTTGGTCATTCGGGGCTTCTCTTTTCTGGTTGCAAGTCAATATGGGTTGCAATACCCCTGCATTAAAAGCAGCCGTTAAAACAGTAGCATCAACAGAAGGAAAATTATTTGCAAATTCTGATATAAAATATTTTATTTCTCTTTCTTTTAATTGCTCACTCTTAAATTCTCTGCTACTAAACAAAAACGAAAGAGCTAGCGGAACCCCAAAAAAGATAATTTTTTCAGCCTCCGTATTTATTCTCAGGGGGGCAGGGAAAACACGAATCAGAGAAGAAATAACTCCTGCCATAAAATCTGCCTGACTACAAACATTGTTAGCAACTATACCCGCGTCAGCCTCTCTAAAAATCTGTGTTTCATTAAAATGGCGCAATGCAACCCTACCGCTGCTAGACATTAAATCATACAGTAATAAATCGTGATTTGCTACAGAGCCAGTAAACCAATCTTCTTGTCGGCCCAAACAATTAACTTCTGCCGCGGTAAGATGAGAATATATTCTTGCAATTATATAGCCGGCTACTTTGCCCTTATCAAAATCAGAATTAACTCTAAGGTTGGCTAGCAGGTAAAAAGCCTGTTCTTCACTATTAAAGATTTCTCCTGCCCTCGGACTGCCAAAAGCAATTGCTTTCTTTTCTGCTTGCGCAAGACCAAAAACAAAAGAAGCAAGTTTAACAGCATCATCTTCACTTATGACAGATTGCTGCATTATATCTGAAAACCCGACAGCAATAGAAGCGGTAAGAATATTTATTGGAATATAATAATTACCAGGCTTATATCTCTTGAAGCAATTGGAAAGACCAAAAACCAGTTCAGGAAGAGGAACATTCCCTAATTCATATTTTCTTCTTATTCCAACTGGGTCTCTTCTAAAAGATGATATAAAACCACCTATTTTCCCGCCAATCTCAATCTGAACAACCCCATATTCAAGGCCTCCATTAAATGAATGATAAGATGAACAAGATTTTCCCTCACTGATTCTATCAAAAATCTTCTGATAAGAAGGGAGACCTACAGATGTAACTGTGTTTCTATTATTTTTTCGCGGAATTTCTGCTATGTTTCTCAATATAATCAACTCCCTTATTTTTTTTAAAACTCACAAGCCTTATTTTCTTAGCTTATCCATTCTCATAATAAAAATAAAAAAATTTCAGGCAATCTTTAATTTAAATTCAATTTAAATCTTTAACCTTTTACGACATTACAATAAAAATCAGCCCAGGCTAGATTGAACCAGTTTTTTGGTATAAGAATCATTCGGACTTGCTAAAACAGTTGCAACATCCCCTTCTTCAACTATTTTACCTTTTTTCATAACTATTACCCTCTCACAAATATATTTTATAACCGCTAAATCATGAGCTATAAAAAGATATGTTAAGCCCAATTTATCTTTCAATCTCTTAAGCAAATCTAAAACTTGTACTTGGATGCTTAGGTCTAAAGAAGAGACAGGCTCATCCAAAACTAAAAGCTTTGGATTCACTGATAATGCGCGCGCGATACCTACTCTCTGCCGCTCCCCTCCCGATAATTCATGCGGATATCGATCATAAAAATCTTTGGGGAGCCCAACTAAAGATAGAAGTTCTAGCGCTCTTTGTTTAATCTCCGGCCCAGATAAAACTTTATGAATAAAAACAGGTTCTCCTATCGCTTCTCCAACTTTAATTTTAGGGTTAAGTGATGTATAAGGATCCTGAAAAACCATCTGGAATTCTTTTTTTATATCACGACAAGAATAATCAACTGATTTACCATTATAAAAAATATCGCCGGAATCTTTGGCAATGAGCCCCAAAATAATTCTTGCTAAAGTAGACTTTCCCGCCCCAGATTCTCCGAGCAACCCCAAACTCTCTCTTCTTTTCATTCCAAAAGAGATCCCTTTTAAAACTTCTAAATCCCCAAAATTCTTACTAATATTTTTTATTTCAAGCATAAAGTAAATTCATGCACTCAACAAGCCTTTTGGTATAGGTATCTTTCGGTTCATCAAAAATATTCTGTCCCTCTTCAACAATTTTCCCTTTTCGCATTACAACAAACCGATCACATATTTTTCGAGCTATTTTAAAATTATGCGTTATAAAGATCATACCAAACCCGAGTTTTTGCTTAAGTCCTTTTATAAGCTTTAGGATTTCCGATTGGATTGTAACATCAAGAGCTGTAGTCGGTTCATCCGCTACTAAAAACTCCGGCTGACAGGAAAGAGCTATTGCAATCATAACTCTCTGGCGCATCCCTCCCGAAAACTGATGAGGATAATTTTTTATCCTTTTAGGATCAATTTGAACCATTTCAATAATTTCTTTTGACTTTTCCCATGAATCATTCTTGGATAATCCCTGATGAAGAGAGATTGTTTCAGCTATTTGTTCTCCTATTGTAAATACAGGATTAAGCGAAGAAAACGGATTTTGAAATATCATAGATATTTTAGCTCCGCGAATGTCTATCATCTCTTTTTCTGACAATTTTAAAATGTCTCGCCCATCAAGCTCAACACCACCTGAAACTATCTTGCCCGGATTTGAAATAAGCCGCAAAATAGAAAGGCCAACAGTCGATTTCCCTGATCCAGACTCACCTAAAAGACCAAGTGTTTCTCCCTTCTTAACACAAAAAGAAATATCATCTACAGCTTTGATAACAGAATTTTCTTTATAAAAACAAGTTGAGAGGTTTTTTATTTGCAGCATTAACTTAAAGGTTACCAGAAAACCGGAATTTTTGCTATAATAAAGAAGAAATGTCTGATTTTGTGGGATATACCAAGAGGCCTGAACCAAAATGGCCCTATTTTGTACTATTTGCAACAGTAATAATAGTCTTACTTCTTGCCTTTTCAATAAATTCCGACACAAAAAAAAAACAATCCCAAACAAAGTCCACAACAACAATAGACAAGACAAAAGAACTGGCACAAACACAAGAAAAGAAAAAAGAAGAAACAAATATAATTGCTCCACAACAAAATCATATGCAAAAAATAAAAGATGAAATAAAAGTTAAAGAAATCTCTTTTACTAACAAAATAAACAACTATCATATGCCAACAGACAACATTTCTTCTGTATCAAAAACAAAAGACGGAATGCTTTACTGTTATACAAAAATAAATTCTCCTGTAGTTCCAACAACAATAAGGCATGTTTGGATAAACCCAAACAAAGAGGTACATGCTGACATAAAACTTACATTAATCAAACAATCGGGAAACATTTGGAGCTATATAGGAACGGGAGAAAAACAAACAGGCAAATGGAAAGTATTAGTCAAAGATGTAAATGGAAATGTTTTAGCTGAAGAAGATATCTTAATTAAGGATTAAACCACGTAAAATCTTTTATTCTGTCCTTTATGAAGGAAACTTTAGAAAGCATAAAAAGAGCTTCTCCTTTCGTAAAAGGCTCTTTTGGATGAAAATCCCCTCTAGGGAAACAATCTAAAAAGCCTTCTTTTTTTGCAGCATACACATAGGAAGCCAACCAAGAAGATGTAGGAACATCCTGAAAAATATAATCAGGAGAAGGGCTAAGAGAAAGTTTTGCAAATTTAACAATGGCGGCAACCCCATCTCCTCTAGTCACAATGCTTTCGGGCTCAAAAGAGTTATCTTTATAAAAAGTAAGCCATCCCTGCTTTGTTGCTTCATTTACATATTTTAAAGTTTCAGGATCATTATTATTAAAATCCTGACTATAAGAGAGAGACTCTATGGAAGAAGTATTATCTTCCGAAAGAAGGGCAAAAATCTTCGCAAGATCAAGACGAGTTATCGGATCAAACGGGTCAAACTGTTGATCAAAATAACAGCTTAATGCCCCCAATGTCGCAAGAGTTTCTATCGATTCCTTTGCAAAATAGGCGGGGTCTATGTCTTTCAGGGAAATTTTTCTTAAAATATTTACGCTTTTTTGTTCAAGAATATTTTCTTCTTTATCATAAGCAGTAATAAAAATTTCATTTTTACCTGTTTTTAAAACGACGTTAACAGAATAAATCTTGTAAGGCGGGACTTTAACTTCTTCCGATTGAACAACTAATTTTGCAACATTGCTTCCAAAATGCCTAACTTCTAAAAAAACCACTCCTTCATCAGTAGTTAAATAATTTTTAGGGGATAATATTTCTATATATTTTTTGTGTGTATTATCAACTTCATCCTGGCTGTAAGAAAACGAAAAATAATGAGTAGTGTCATCTCCGCTTTGAAAATAAGGGTGATAAGCGTAATCAAAAATAAATTTACTGACATTTATTCCAATTCCAAGTGTCGGATTGCCAATTACCTCCCCGGCATTATTTGTCTGGTCAAGACCTCCTCTTATTCGCAAAAAAGGAAACGCGCTCCATTCTCCCCCAAAGTGCATTTTTGCGGGATAATTCCGTTGAACATTCATTTCATAATCAAACCCTAAAAGAAAATTATTCCAAAAATAATTAGAAGCAAGTCCCATTCTTACTATCATGGGAATCCCCTGAGTATCACCATTTGGCCAATAAACATTCCCTCCAAAACTAGATGGTAAAAAATCCTGAAAAATCAGTCCAAAATTAGTTTTGATCTTTGTTAGCAAAACAAGAAAACTCAAGTCCAAGTCAAATCCTGATCCAGCATAATTTTGAGATCCTGAAAATCCCTGATCAAAATATTTCAGTCTTAATCCCGTATAAAACGGAAAGGGAAAGAGACTCAACTTACTCCCATATGATAAAGCCCAAACGTTATTTCTATAATCAAAATAATTAAACCCTGACTGTGTCGGTGTAATAATTTGGCTAATACTCGAACTTGCAATGCCAAAACCAACAGCTCCCTCAAGCCGTTTTAACTTTACAGGGAAATTAATCGCGCCCAAAAGATAATTAACATCTCCAAGCAAAGAAGTACTCATTGATGATATATTTAAGCCTTGAGTTGCCATCCCTGCGGAATTATTAAAAACATTGTTTGTTCCATCAGCAACCCCCACATATACTCCCCCCATCCCCATAGCCCTTCCCCCAATGCTTATTTTAAGAGGGTCTTCAGTAAATCCAATATCTTCCGCAAAAGAAACTTGGGTTAAAAAAGACAACCCAAAAATCAGCATAAATAATGCCAATCCCCAACATCTAATATCTAATTTCAATTTTCTAATTTCTAAGTCCCCTACCTTCTTATAACTGCTATCTTCCCTCTTGCAAGAGTTTTATTTGCTGATAAATCTATTACATGAACAAGAAAAACACCGTTAGAAGCAAGTTCTCCAAAGGCGGTAATTCCGTCCCAAACAATATTATTGTCGCCAGATCTTCCGCCGTTTACTCCCGAAGAATAGTTTCTTTTCCAAAGCGCGTCTCCTGTACTACTAAAAATGACAACAGTTACATTTATATCTTTATCAAGTTTATACATTATATTTGTAGTTTCTCTGGCAGGATCAAAAGGATTTGGAGAATTTATTATCGTAGAGCTTCCGTAAGAATAACTTTTCACCTCAAAAGCATTAGAAAGAGAGCCTGAAGTAACCTCATCACTAACAAAAATGTCCCAAAAACCGGACACGGCTCCTGCTATATTAAAATCACATTCAACCTCGCTTGAATAATTAACAACAATATTTTCTCCCTGAATATCTTTTTCAGTAGATTTAAAAAGTTTAACTTGGGGATCTCCTGAAAAGATCTCTCCTTTTATGGTTACGTGTATTGGAGCTATATTATAGCCGCTATTAGGTTCAATACTTTTTATAAACTGGGAAACCGAAGAATCCCATATTACTCCTAAAAATTCGGGCTGCATAGAATATCCTTGCCCTGACAAAGCTCCAACATTAAAACGTTCCTGGGTAAACTTTAGTTGATATCGATCAGAAGTAACCATCCCCCCTGAAGAAGATAATCCTCCATCAAGAGAAAACTGACCATTGGAAACAAAATCAGCAAAAGAAAGGGATGCAAAAAAGAAACATAATGATATAAATAATATAATATATATTTTTTTCATAAATTTATTTTTAATAAAACTCTTAGTCTATCATGGCTTTTTTATGGCGGAAATATCTTCTTTTAATTTTAAAAGCTCATTCTTTAATGTTTCGATTTCCTTATTCTGATTTTCAATTTTATTTTGTTGTTCTTTTATAGCTTCGATTAAAACGGCAGGAAGTTTGGAATAATTT
Protein-coding sequences here:
- a CDS encoding primosomal protein N'; translated protein: MFAEIVLAKAPPKLNKIYHYEIPEELKTILSIGHQVLVPFGSSKRVGYVIGFSQTSEVEKTKPIIQIISKYPVFTKHGLALAKWISEYYQCFFLSALKAFLPPTIKKREGQKRFSSSWGGSPSWGGSRTAPTGQDILIGQGIPTINLTLHQQKALDQILSSLDSPEGDQILLHGIAGSGKTEVYLKVVEEAIARNKEAIILVPEIGLISQIVKKFKESFGPMVALLHSGLKDKEYFEEWEKIATGKSKIVVGTRVAIFAPLKSLKVLILDEEQESTYKQEQHPKYDARRIAAYMSQNFGIVTILGSATPSIETFYKTQKGQIKLIEMPERINKKPLPSMEIIDMKNAKAQNFGSKLLSLKLREAIKKTLEKGEKVILFINRRGFFTFQTCRECGYTIQCPNCATSLIYHFKENKLVCSHCNFTTNINIICPKCQNSSLVFLGIGTQRIEEEVGEVFHDSRIIRIDKDSVSKKGSHEKLFAAFTHGNANVLVGTQMVTKGLDLASVTLVGVVSADSMLYLPDFRASEKTFQQLMQIAGRTGRHNLQGKVIIQTLNPDHYAIKYAAANNYKSFYEEEIKQRESLSYPPYTSLINIIIQGKEENKVIKTSEDLKENLENKIVSSPRLFTVKSDEIFDCQTVKVLGPTKATIEKIRGDFRWQILLKGKDITVLQEVVKDSIKKIIIPLDIRINVDVEPINML